A single region of the Montipora capricornis isolate CH-2021 chromosome 13, ASM3666992v2, whole genome shotgun sequence genome encodes:
- the LOC138030674 gene encoding cartilage matrix protein-like, whose amino-acid sequence MVPDLATITNAQSCEAGLDIGIVIDKSLSVKKGNLQNAIRLLRDVVSKSNPSPEADHFGLITFNSIATLEFDFKDPNFHNKTALLARIDAEPGELKKWTRIDLALEKAKNMFSIEGGDRPGMPNLMVVLTDGKFTNKTEEEFTAIVNMVSGDFQQKNVSIVVVGLGESIRSDVLVKIAGSTGEVKPLSELESVIARKKEELGVCPGIMMHTFHSE is encoded by the exons ATGGTGCCTGATCTGGCTACAATAACAAACG CTCAATCATGTGAGGCCGGCCTGGATATTGGAATTGTCATTGACAAATCACTAAGTGTTAAAAAGGGAAATCTCCAAAACGCGATCCGGTTGTTGCGAGACGTAGTTAGTAAGTCCAATCCTTCCCCGGAGGCAGATCACTTTGGCTTGATAACGTTTAACAGTATCGCAACATTGGAGTTTGATTTCAAAGACCcaaattttcacaacaaaactGCTTTGCTAGCACGAATCGACGCAGAGCCCGGGGAACTTAAAAAGTGGACTCGGATTGATCTGGCCTTGGAGAAGGCGAAGAACATGTTCTCCATTGAAGGGGGAGACAGACCAGGTATGCCAAATCTTATGGTTGTGCTGACTGATGGCAAGTTCACCAATAAAACGGAGGAAGAATTTACAGCGATTGTAAACATGGTTTCCGGGGATTTTCAG CAAAAAAACGTCTCCATAGTCGTCGTTGGCCTTGGTGAGTCCATTCGCAGCGACGTACTGGTGAAAATTGCAGGATCGACTGGGGAAGTGAAGCCATTGAGTGAGCTGGAAAGCGTGATTGCCAGAAAGAAAGAGGAATTAGGTGTTTGCCCAG gaATAATGAtgcacactttccattccgaatgA
- the LOC138030675 gene encoding uncharacterized protein: MLLATWICIVSYTKGMIGADARVSFFKGITVFCWVMVIVFQNSICSALLQSYPKFLLKTQAFTIICLVVAEIILQTILLIACTVNLMPLAHDLPKVYDFLNESGKNNPYNPVPGTDFWGFFPVFVPWTTFDRCIRW; this comes from the exons ATGTTGTTAGCCACTTGGATCTGTATCGTCAGTTATACCAAAGGAATGATTGGAGCAGATGCAAGAGTCAGCTTCTTCAAGGGAATCACAGTGTTTTGCTGGGTGATGGTCATTGTGTTTCAAAATAGCATTTGCTCCGCTCTTCTCCAGTCTTACCCAAAATTTCTTCTCAAAACCCAGGCCTTCACAATTATC TGTCTTGTAGTTGCAGAGATCATATTGCAGACCATATTGCTGATCGCTTGCACGGTAAATCTGATGCCCCTTGCACACGATTTACCCAAGGTGTACGATTTCCTGAACGAGAGCGGAAAAAACAACCCTTATAACCCTGTACCTGGCACTG ATTTTTGgggtttttttcctgtttttgttCCCTGGACGACATTCGATCGCTGTATAAGATGGTAG